Proteins from one Bacteriovorax sp. BAL6_X genomic window:
- a CDS encoding biotin carboxylase N-terminal domain-containing protein: protein MKKIEKVLIANRAEIALRVIKTCRNLGMKTVTLYTFEERNLPQREFADESYYLEGKLLSETYLNMDKIIQIAKDSGCDAIHPGYGFLSENATFSQKVTDAGLIFIGPTPEHIVLMGDKKGSKDKMIEIGVPVIPGYNGENQEPEFLKAEADKMGYPVLIKASAGGGGKGMRVVNDSKEFLAELESCKREALSSFGSDIVLIEKFITSPRHIEIQVMSDTHGNHFHFFERECSIQRRHQKIIEETPSMALSDELRKRMTDSAVKITTAIDYHGAGTVELILDGEEFYFLEMNTRLQVEHPVTEMVTGYDLVELQLMAASGEKFDFTQDDIKQVGHAIECRIYAEDPDNDFMPAIGRLEYIGDAIDGVRLDTGYKNGNSITVNFDPMIAKVITWGAERNEAIGTMIAGLNHLPFEGLTTNNDYLVRILKHEAFLAGNTYTHFVKTYEADLAPAEVYAEEIAAALAHDFLKDDILFDSFRMSGDTGEKRVYEFGENTFEAFFKFSGVSTLVVRFEGFTCAVDIEEDALWINEVPFHILTQKDAYIVNSKRVEIKRSVAKRSGAATGEAHEMSSPMPGKILKVLVEAGQEVKIGDALVVMEAMKMEHTVKASRDGKIDAILVQEGQTIDGGVDLVELN, encoded by the coding sequence ATGAAGAAGATTGAAAAAGTATTAATCGCCAACCGCGCTGAGATTGCACTAAGAGTTATTAAAACTTGTCGCAACCTTGGTATGAAAACTGTAACTCTTTACACTTTTGAAGAAAGAAATCTTCCTCAAAGAGAGTTTGCTGATGAGTCTTATTACCTAGAAGGGAAGCTTCTTAGTGAAACTTATCTAAATATGGATAAGATTATTCAGATAGCTAAAGATAGTGGTTGTGATGCCATTCACCCTGGTTATGGATTCCTATCGGAAAATGCTACTTTTTCTCAAAAAGTAACAGATGCAGGTCTTATCTTTATTGGCCCTACTCCTGAGCATATTGTTTTAATGGGTGATAAAAAGGGATCAAAAGATAAGATGATCGAAATCGGTGTCCCTGTAATTCCTGGATATAATGGTGAAAATCAAGAACCAGAGTTTCTTAAAGCTGAAGCTGATAAGATGGGGTACCCTGTTCTGATTAAAGCATCTGCCGGTGGTGGTGGTAAAGGAATGAGAGTTGTAAATGACTCAAAAGAATTTCTCGCTGAGCTTGAAAGTTGTAAGCGTGAAGCCTTAAGCTCTTTCGGGTCCGATATTGTTCTTATTGAGAAATTTATTACAAGTCCTCGTCACATCGAAATTCAGGTGATGAGTGATACTCATGGAAACCACTTCCACTTCTTTGAAAGAGAGTGTTCAATCCAAAGACGTCACCAGAAAATTATTGAAGAAACTCCTTCAATGGCACTTAGTGATGAATTAAGAAAACGTATGACGGACTCTGCTGTGAAAATCACTACTGCAATTGATTATCACGGTGCCGGTACTGTTGAGCTAATTCTTGATGGTGAAGAATTTTACTTCCTAGAGATGAATACTAGGCTACAAGTTGAACACCCTGTAACAGAGATGGTTACAGGTTATGATCTTGTTGAGCTACAGCTGATGGCCGCTAGTGGTGAAAAATTTGACTTTACTCAAGACGATATTAAGCAAGTAGGACATGCTATTGAATGTCGTATCTATGCTGAAGACCCTGATAATGACTTTATGCCAGCAATTGGCCGTCTTGAATATATCGGTGACGCTATCGATGGTGTACGTCTTGATACGGGGTATAAGAATGGAAACTCAATCACAGTTAATTTTGATCCTATGATTGCAAAAGTGATCACTTGGGGAGCTGAAAGAAACGAAGCTATTGGGACTATGATTGCAGGTCTTAACCACCTTCCATTTGAAGGTCTAACGACAAATAATGATTACCTTGTAAGAATCCTAAAACATGAGGCATTCTTAGCAGGGAATACATATACTCACTTTGTAAAAACATATGAAGCAGACCTTGCTCCTGCTGAAGTCTATGCAGAAGAAATTGCAGCTGCACTTGCTCATGACTTTTTAAAGGATGATATTCTTTTTGATTCTTTTAGAATGAGTGGAGATACTGGGGAAAAGAGAGTCTACGAATTTGGTGAAAACACTTTTGAGGCATTCTTCAAATTCTCCGGAGTAAGTACTTTAGTTGTTCGTTTTGAAGGCTTTACATGTGCTGTTGATATAGAAGAGGATGCACTTTGGATTAATGAAGTGCCATTTCATATTTTAACTCAAAAAGACGCTTATATTGTAAATAGTAAGCGTGTTGAAATTAAAAGAAGTGTTGCAAAACGTTCTGGTGCCGCAACTGGTGAGGCCCACGAAATGAGCTCTCCGATGCCTGGAAAGATCCTTAAGGTTCTTGTTGAGGCAGGTCAAGAAGTAAAGATTGGTGATGCTCTTGTTGTGATGGAGGCCATGAAAATGGAGCACACAGTAAAGGCGTCTCGTGATGGAAAGATTGATGCTATACTTGTTCAAGAAGGCCAAACAATTGATGGTGGAGTTGACCTCGTAGAATTAAACTAA
- a CDS encoding enoyl-CoA hydratase-related protein produces the protein MTGFTKEIRTGEESGICFITLNRPEVHNAFNDEMIAALTEEFLALENDDSVRVVILTGAGKSFCAGADLNWMKKMKDYSMDENIADSKKLAGLFHAINNLSKPVIGRVNGAALGGGVGLVACCDFVIASESAKFGLTEVNLGLVPAVISPFVMAKIGESNARHLFLTGERFDGKRALEIGLIHKVSLDRYYDADIVSMAKELIKVAPNAQRVAKKLIFGVKERLGNDEETMNYTCEVIAKQRISDEGQEGMTALLEKRKPNWK, from the coding sequence ATGACAGGATTTACAAAAGAGATAAGAACAGGTGAAGAAAGTGGAATTTGTTTTATTACACTTAATCGCCCTGAAGTACATAATGCGTTCAATGATGAAATGATTGCAGCTCTTACAGAAGAATTCTTAGCACTTGAAAACGATGATAGCGTACGCGTTGTGATTCTAACTGGTGCTGGAAAATCATTCTGTGCAGGAGCAGATCTTAATTGGATGAAGAAAATGAAAGATTACTCGATGGATGAGAATATTGCTGACTCGAAAAAGTTAGCAGGATTATTCCATGCAATTAATAATCTTTCTAAGCCAGTGATTGGTCGAGTAAACGGTGCTGCCCTTGGCGGTGGTGTTGGACTCGTTGCTTGTTGTGACTTTGTTATTGCAAGTGAAAGTGCAAAATTTGGATTAACAGAAGTTAACCTTGGTCTAGTACCTGCTGTCATTTCTCCGTTTGTCATGGCCAAGATTGGAGAGTCAAATGCACGCCACTTATTTCTAACGGGTGAAAGATTTGATGGTAAACGTGCTCTAGAGATTGGCCTGATTCATAAGGTATCACTTGATCGCTACTATGATGCGGATATCGTTAGTATGGCAAAAGAATTAATCAAGGTTGCCCCAAATGCACAAAGAGTTGCAAAAAAACTTATTTTTGGTGTGAAAGAGCGTCTTGGAAATGATGAAGAGACGATGAATTACACTTGTGAAGTAATTGCCAAGCAAAGAATTTCTGATGAAGGTCAGGAAGGGATGACTGCATTACTTGAAAAAAGAAAACCTAACTGGAAATAA
- a CDS encoding carboxyl transferase domain-containing protein codes for MTISGTLPIVSKVDRSSDDFRENFNFHFSNVEELRNKVKHAHLGGGEKSVSRHHSRGKLLPRERIDKILDAGSPFIELSSLAANGMYGMDIPSAGIVTGIGKVHGVWCMFVANDATVKGGTYFPMTVKKHLRAQEVARENRLPCIYLVDSGGAFLPMQDEVFPDKEHFGRIFFNQAQMSAQGIPQIAVVLGSCTAGGAYVPAMADESIIVKDNGTIFLGGPPLVKAATGEEVDAQTLGGAKVHTSESGVADHFAEDEEDALAITRSIVENTNFVQNEEDFNFEMPKYDAEDIYGILPRDTKKPFDIREIIACLVDGSRFHEFKEKYGPTLVCGFAKICGERVGIVANNGILFSESAIKGSHFIQLCGQRNIPLVFLQNITGFMVGSKYEAEGIAKHGAKMVTAVSTVNVPKFTVVIGGSFGAGNYGMCGRAYSPRFLWMWPNARISVMGGEQAAGVLATVRQDGLKAKGEKPMSTEEEAKFKQPILDKYENEGSAYYSTARLWDDGVIEPHKTRDILGAALKASKQAPIEETKFGVFRM; via the coding sequence ATGACTATTTCAGGGACGCTACCTATCGTTTCTAAAGTTGATCGCTCTAGTGACGACTTTAGAGAAAATTTCAATTTTCATTTTTCAAATGTAGAAGAATTAAGAAACAAAGTTAAACATGCTCATCTGGGGGGAGGGGAAAAATCTGTTTCTCGTCACCATTCTCGTGGAAAGCTACTTCCACGCGAGCGTATCGATAAGATCCTCGATGCAGGATCTCCATTTATTGAATTATCTTCATTAGCTGCTAATGGTATGTACGGCATGGATATTCCAAGTGCTGGTATCGTAACAGGTATCGGTAAAGTTCACGGTGTCTGGTGTATGTTTGTTGCAAATGACGCCACAGTTAAAGGTGGAACTTATTTTCCAATGACTGTTAAGAAGCACTTAAGAGCGCAAGAAGTGGCACGAGAAAATCGACTACCTTGTATTTATCTTGTTGACTCTGGAGGTGCTTTCCTACCAATGCAAGATGAAGTATTTCCAGATAAAGAACACTTTGGGAGAATCTTTTTCAATCAAGCACAAATGTCTGCTCAAGGGATTCCACAAATTGCAGTTGTTCTTGGTTCATGTACTGCTGGTGGGGCATATGTTCCTGCAATGGCAGATGAATCAATTATCGTAAAAGATAATGGAACGATCTTCTTAGGTGGGCCACCGTTAGTAAAAGCGGCGACAGGAGAAGAAGTTGATGCTCAAACTCTAGGTGGGGCAAAGGTTCACACAAGTGAATCAGGTGTAGCTGATCATTTTGCAGAAGATGAAGAAGATGCTCTAGCTATTACGAGATCAATCGTTGAAAATACAAACTTCGTGCAAAATGAAGAAGATTTTAATTTTGAAATGCCTAAGTATGACGCTGAAGATATCTACGGTATCCTTCCTCGTGACACTAAGAAGCCATTTGATATTCGTGAAATCATCGCTTGTCTTGTTGATGGTTCACGTTTTCATGAGTTTAAAGAAAAGTATGGGCCAACTCTAGTTTGTGGTTTCGCAAAGATTTGTGGTGAAAGAGTAGGGATTGTTGCTAACAACGGTATTCTATTTTCTGAATCTGCAATTAAAGGCTCTCACTTTATTCAGTTATGTGGTCAAAGAAATATTCCACTCGTTTTTCTACAAAATATTACAGGCTTCATGGTTGGTTCAAAATATGAAGCAGAAGGGATTGCAAAGCACGGTGCTAAAATGGTTACGGCCGTATCAACGGTTAATGTTCCTAAATTTACTGTTGTAATCGGTGGATCATTTGGAGCTGGGAACTACGGTATGTGTGGACGTGCTTATTCACCACGTTTCTTATGGATGTGGCCAAATGCTCGTATCTCAGTAATGGGTGGAGAGCAAGCTGCTGGAGTTCTTGCTACTGTTCGCCAAGATGGACTTAAGGCCAAAGGTGAAAAACCAATGAGTACAGAGGAAGAAGCGAAGTTTAAGCAACCAATCTTAGATAAGTACGAAAATGAAGGTAGTGCATATTACTCAACAGCTAGACTGTGGGATGATGGTGTGATCGAGCCACACAAGACTCGTGACATCTTAGGAGCAGCTCTAAAGGCAAGTAAGCAAGCACCTATTGAAGAGACTAAGTTTGGTGTCTTTAGAATGTAA
- a CDS encoding FlxA-like family protein encodes MKVVKSSIILMFTLNSVMANEGIGILNGSNGQAAVIPAGETTQVLDGSTLDDEVHLQLVEQAIGQAEKSVSIEQSLRRKRLQFFLNSDSLVSKVTPMSYDSNFLATAYMSEVPTLMSDFSATDESYLNFTNPKSSRVDVSKYVDSGASQSLFNSNWSNINFDFDQGYTECNPTIGNFSGNSRFLEGVIFDLGTRINGCSDEYLTLVDDGYNILPLIDTKKFCSCTSEFSYEDDVEKQLESDDLLNDFADNLYGKLVAHRMKNFEDFLKRSKDRFDLFDESKEVVDEYSCSRKNIAVISEKLKGCFGGSAASAIDKKLGLDNSKDTSSFLSNLISMGPSGKLGRSKDRMAQIFSKMKDSNTQPYGQSVSEEQKVKEFTEIFVLGYEKHSQGPLGFTREYINKLSGYIYNDRIMRGAYEDFRKKELDYMDSVLKAKESENNKSSFASQMSLEKQSLSLVQEDMLFLQFATAIFSKTLPRLLDGSSKASYADISKAFNELETESDEGVKAMGDIYNVIKGQHEQELRASCKEQIMLLEESCNESNAEEVMSSLSTEEFIAINEVNDGLDDRSINARKYCSALNKGLFKDSEVVVKNYALESQKGMDEIRSAYDPSNKLASKTRREVDESLGHSIGGFSERSSNAGDIINNGNEGTVANDTSSSDYNFDEAAQFLESYNNTSSSAANSNFTNSNVIDSNSLQTMIQNPSTSVKSLEDVRSKVEDEAMAVAKEIEESQNSTAVSTDEASQSAELKAELAALKAQIAELNSAITSKNENSDPTDELDRQKNAAIQRNRAASNFSGSSGFGGGRRDVNSTNNPRAIQQSTSGSSIPTNSSVGSTGSTSSVGAGVSGLSRLGATGGLGLTSGGPSSRASSGAVAGDNIAKSDQRLVAKAIAEGSNSVVLADGRIYYIGHDEEGNVILSETAEEVLASVPGPEQEGPQLPSPKAEDGVKREIASEEEDVKEPREDSIYSKFLDAAEISD; translated from the coding sequence ATGAAAGTTGTTAAATCATCGATTATCCTAATGTTTACTCTTAACTCTGTTATGGCCAATGAAGGAATTGGAATCTTGAATGGTTCTAATGGCCAGGCAGCAGTGATACCTGCAGGAGAAACAACACAAGTACTCGATGGAAGTACTCTAGATGACGAAGTTCATTTACAGCTTGTAGAACAAGCAATTGGACAAGCTGAAAAAAGTGTTTCGATAGAACAGTCACTTCGTCGTAAGCGTCTTCAATTCTTCTTAAACTCTGATAGCTTAGTTAGTAAAGTTACTCCTATGTCTTATGATTCAAACTTTTTGGCAACGGCCTATATGAGTGAAGTTCCTACACTAATGTCTGACTTTAGCGCAACGGATGAAAGTTATTTAAATTTTACGAACCCTAAGTCTTCAAGAGTGGATGTGAGTAAGTATGTAGATAGTGGTGCATCGCAATCGTTGTTTAATTCAAATTGGAGTAATATAAATTTTGATTTTGATCAGGGTTATACAGAATGTAATCCGACTATCGGGAATTTTAGCGGAAACTCTCGTTTTCTTGAAGGTGTTATCTTTGATTTAGGTACTCGAATTAATGGTTGTTCAGATGAGTATCTTACTCTCGTCGATGATGGTTATAATATTTTGCCACTCATTGATACTAAAAAGTTTTGTAGCTGCACTAGTGAATTTAGTTACGAAGATGATGTTGAAAAACAATTAGAAAGCGATGATCTCCTTAATGATTTTGCTGACAACCTATATGGAAAACTTGTTGCACATCGTATGAAGAATTTTGAAGATTTTCTAAAGAGGTCGAAAGATCGATTTGATTTATTTGATGAGAGTAAAGAAGTTGTCGATGAGTATAGTTGCTCAAGAAAGAACATTGCTGTTATAAGTGAAAAGTTGAAAGGTTGTTTTGGTGGAAGTGCTGCAAGTGCAATTGATAAAAAACTAGGACTTGATAATTCTAAAGATACTTCAAGCTTTTTATCAAATTTAATCTCAATGGGGCCATCTGGAAAGTTAGGACGTTCTAAAGACCGTATGGCACAAATCTTTTCAAAAATGAAAGATAGTAATACGCAACCTTATGGTCAAAGTGTGAGCGAGGAACAAAAAGTAAAAGAGTTTACTGAAATTTTTGTTCTTGGATATGAAAAACATAGTCAGGGGCCACTTGGTTTTACTCGTGAGTATATTAATAAGTTAAGTGGGTATATATACAATGATCGAATAATGCGTGGTGCTTACGAAGATTTCAGAAAAAAAGAACTTGATTATATGGATTCTGTTTTAAAGGCGAAAGAAAGTGAAAACAATAAGTCGTCTTTCGCAAGTCAAATGAGTTTAGAAAAGCAAAGTCTTTCTTTAGTTCAAGAAGATATGCTCTTTCTCCAATTTGCAACTGCAATATTTTCAAAAACTCTACCACGTCTTTTAGACGGTTCATCTAAAGCGTCATATGCTGACATTTCAAAGGCGTTCAATGAGCTTGAGACAGAGTCTGATGAAGGTGTAAAAGCTATGGGCGATATCTATAATGTTATAAAAGGCCAGCACGAACAGGAACTAAGAGCGAGTTGTAAAGAGCAAATAATGTTGTTGGAAGAGTCTTGTAACGAAAGTAATGCTGAAGAAGTTATGTCGTCACTTTCAACAGAAGAGTTCATCGCGATAAACGAAGTGAATGATGGTTTAGATGATAGGTCGATTAATGCGAGAAAATATTGTTCGGCATTAAATAAAGGACTTTTTAAAGATTCTGAAGTTGTAGTTAAAAACTATGCTCTAGAATCACAAAAAGGTATGGATGAAATTAGAAGTGCATACGATCCATCAAATAAACTTGCTTCAAAAACAAGAAGAGAAGTTGACGAAAGCCTAGGACACTCAATTGGAGGATTCTCTGAAAGGAGTAGTAATGCTGGTGATATAATTAACAATGGTAATGAAGGCACTGTTGCAAACGATACAAGCTCGAGTGATTATAATTTTGATGAAGCTGCACAATTTCTAGAAAGTTACAATAACACTAGCTCTTCGGCTGCAAATTCGAATTTCACAAACTCTAATGTGATTGATAGCAACTCTCTGCAAACGATGATTCAAAACCCGTCCACTTCTGTAAAGTCACTTGAAGATGTGAGGTCAAAAGTAGAGGATGAAGCTATGGCCGTTGCAAAAGAAATTGAAGAGAGTCAAAATTCAACAGCGGTATCAACCGATGAGGCCAGTCAGAGCGCGGAACTAAAAGCAGAGTTGGCCGCGTTAAAGGCACAAATTGCTGAGCTTAACTCTGCTATTACGTCAAAGAATGAAAATAGTGATCCTACTGATGAACTCGATAGACAAAAGAATGCTGCTATACAAAGAAATAGAGCGGCATCTAATTTCTCTGGAAGTAGTGGCTTTGGTGGGGGACGTCGTGATGTTAACTCTACAAACAATCCAAGAGCTATCCAACAGTCAACGAGTGGTTCAAGTATTCCAACTAACTCAAGTGTCGGTAGTACTGGAAGTACTTCTTCTGTCGGGGCAGGGGTTAGTGGTCTCAGTCGGCTTGGTGCAACAGGTGGGCTAGGACTTACTTCTGGTGGCCCATCTTCTAGGGCATCTTCTGGAGCTGTGGCCGGAGATAATATTGCAAAAAGTGATCAACGTTTAGTTGCTAAGGCAATTGCTGAAGGGAGCAATAGCGTTGTACTAGCAGATGGCCGTATTTACTATATTGGTCATGATGAAGAAGGTAATGTTATTCTCTCTGAAACTGCTGAAGAAGTTTTAGCAAGTGTACCGGGACCTGAACAAGAAGGTCCTCAATTACCTAGTCCGAAGGCCGAAGATGGTGTTAAGCGAGAGATTGCTTCGGAAGAAGAAGATGTAAAAGAACCAAGAGAAGATAGTATTTATTCAAAGTTTTTAGATGCAGCTGAAATTAGCGATTAA
- a CDS encoding MBL fold metallo-hydrolase — translation MKQSVSAIFICEDQVLIMKRQNYLRAFPGYSSFPGGKVDEEDVVNGGDNYLLFALKREIQEELYINIDELIKSGHIKNVSQYALAVTPDFNPHRFENYYYKVFIKDKRALDEIAFHFDEGEIAKATWMNCHEAFTEYKKGHLLVVPPMITILKDLDRDINSVDFLDANLKYDSDKQVPMIEPLFGLRQYMPLSHTFPPANRTNCFVIGDDNGKKIVIDPSPKNEKELEKLIYGLKEHQLSEIFLTHHHPDHHEFSRELAKKLSLPFSMSKGTYEHLLEDFGQDYFEGHDVKFYKDGDIVTKSCGHDVKLVTTGGHAFGQSSLLRADGSWMIVSDLIQTIGTVTIGGRGSNMREYFQSLNHVINLDPQVVMPSHGICLGGTNKIKHTLDHRIERENQIRAFLEEGKSREEIFQSIYPDLPERLHKYAYATIDSHLDKLSMFGPGLC, via the coding sequence TTGAAGCAATCAGTTTCAGCAATATTTATCTGTGAGGACCAAGTCCTTATCATGAAGAGACAAAATTACCTTAGAGCGTTTCCTGGCTACTCTTCTTTTCCTGGAGGAAAAGTAGATGAGGAGGATGTTGTCAATGGTGGTGATAACTACCTTCTTTTCGCTCTTAAAAGAGAGATACAAGAAGAACTTTATATAAATATAGATGAGCTGATAAAATCGGGACATATTAAAAATGTTAGTCAGTATGCTCTTGCTGTAACTCCTGACTTCAATCCACATCGTTTTGAAAATTACTACTACAAGGTTTTTATAAAAGATAAAAGGGCCCTTGATGAAATAGCTTTTCATTTCGATGAAGGCGAGATTGCCAAGGCAACGTGGATGAATTGCCACGAGGCCTTTACTGAATATAAGAAAGGTCATCTCTTAGTTGTTCCTCCTATGATTACGATTTTAAAGGATCTTGATCGAGATATTAATTCTGTCGACTTCCTTGATGCTAATTTAAAATATGATAGTGACAAGCAAGTTCCCATGATTGAGCCTTTATTTGGCCTACGTCAGTATATGCCATTGTCTCATACTTTTCCTCCTGCAAATCGTACAAATTGTTTTGTTATTGGAGATGACAATGGAAAGAAGATTGTTATCGATCCTTCACCTAAGAATGAAAAAGAATTGGAAAAGCTCATCTATGGCCTAAAAGAACATCAACTAAGTGAAATATTTTTAACACATCATCATCCTGATCATCATGAATTTAGTCGTGAGTTGGCAAAAAAATTAAGCCTTCCTTTTTCCATGTCTAAAGGTACTTATGAGCATCTTCTTGAAGACTTTGGACAGGATTACTTTGAAGGCCACGATGTAAAGTTTTATAAAGACGGCGATATTGTCACAAAGTCATGTGGCCATGATGTGAAGCTTGTCACAACAGGTGGGCATGCTTTTGGCCAGAGCTCACTGCTTCGTGCTGACGGCTCATGGATGATCGTATCTGATCTTATTCAAACAATTGGAACTGTTACAATTGGTGGCCGTGGTTCTAATATGAGAGAATATTTTCAGTCTCTAAACCATGTAATCAATCTTGATCCACAAGTTGTGATGCCTTCACATGGCATTTGTCTTGGGGGGACTAATAAGATTAAGCATACATTGGATCATAGAATTGAAAGAGAAAATCAAATCCGCGCCTTTCTAGAAGAAGGTAAGAGTCGCGAAGAAATCTTTCAATCAATTTACCCTGATTTACCTGAAAGATTACATAAGTATGCATATGCTACGATCGACTCTCACTTAGATAAGTTAAGTATGTTTGGGCCTGGACTTTGCTAA